From the Thermoanaerobacterales bacterium genome, the window TGCCAGCAGGCCCGCCAGGGCGGCGGTGGCCCTGGTTTCTTCCTGCTTCAGGCCGGCCACCGCCAGCGCCGGCAGGGCCAGCAGCGCGGCATCCATGCCCGTCAGGCCCATCAGGATCCCGGCGGTCACGCCCGCCAGGGGCAGCAGCGGCGCCAGGCGGGGGCAGGGCACGGGGGTCAGGCCGCGGCGGCCGAAGGTATATAACAGACCATAAGCAAGGAGGACGACGATGTAGAACCATCGTAAGGGGGGGCCGGTAACATTGGCGTCAGCCATAGTCAGCAGGAGTACCTTGCCGATGCTCACTCCTGCGGCGATCTGCAGCCCCAGCAGGATGCCGCGGCGAAAGTCGGGATTGGTGAAGCTGCCCTCACGGAAGGTATCCATTACGGCCCGTCCGAGAAGGCATACGATGCCTGTTCCCACCGCGTGGCTCATAGGGAAGCCAAAGATGTTCAGCGCGGGAATCAGGCCGAGAGTGCCGGCCGGACCCGCAAAACGGGTGAGCACACCGATGCCCAGGGCGATCATAAAAAGGGCAAAGCCGTTGACGAAGGTTTCGGCCAGGGCCAGATACATTGGGAACCCCTCCTCCAGGGCCGGTTTCGCGGCCCTACGTTCTACCGGCCCCGGCGCGCGTTCAGCCGGTGGGTGACAAACTCCGTAAGGGCACCCAGCCCGGCCGCGCACCCGACCACCAGGGCCAGAACCAGCAGTCCGTAAACGTAAACGCTGTTGGTATAGGACTCCATAAAGAAGGCGGTCAACCCGTCAAACATAAGGCCACCTCCACTAAAGGGTAATGACAATAGCATAAAAAAGGCATTGAACACATTGAGGAAACATGGTATACTCGAGTTGTACTCGTGGTGACAATCACAACTGCACTGACAGATAGCCGGTCAGCTATGGTCGGACCTTGCCATGAGGTGTAGGAGACCGGCCAGGGCATAGACCTCCAGTTGCCCCTGGATAAAGGCTTCGGAGTGCTGGTGGTCCGCATAAGGATACACGACCGGCAAGCGGGTCATATCGTGCACGACCCTGAACCCCGAGGCCAGGTTGGTGCAAGCGTCATACGCCGCGGCGATTTCCGTGCCGGTCGGACCGTGTAAGTCCGTACGGAGAACACGGGTGCGCCTGAGCATTTTTTCCTTCTTAATCACCTCTTCTCGCCGGGAGTAGCGGAAGTCGCTTTTCGCCGGCTCGTAATCGAACTCGATGAACTGTTCGCACCCGTGGCGCTTCAGTACATCCTGCACACGTTGACGGATGGTCTTTTCCCGGGTCAACTTCTTCTGGCGTACGGCGGCCCTCAGCTGGTCAAGGTCCTGGGCGGCCTGGGCCAGGCCGGACTCGATGGCCTGGTCGGAAGGGGCCTCCGGTTCGACGTTATGGCTGAGAATATAGCGTTGTCCCTCGAACTCTACGGTCTTGATCCAGCGGCCCCGGTGAATGGTTCCGTTTCCTGCCCAGGGGTCCGTGGCGGTGAAGGGTGCCCGGGCGTAACGCTCGGGCGGGAGGGCGACAATAGAATTTGGAACGGCCGGCGCAGCCCCCCCGAAGAGGTCCTCCTCGAAGAGGATAAAGGCGTCGCCCCCGCAGGTCTCACGGTACTGGTGCCGTAAGGCGCAGACGTGCTCCGGGGTTAGGTCCCCGGAAAGCAGGCGGCAGCCTATGGGCAGGCCGTCGGGGTGGACGATCAGGGCCATGGGCAACGGCCGGCGGTATGGCCGGATTTGATAGGCCGTCCCCGCGGTGGTGATGCCGCACTCGTTTCCCACGAATTCTCCCACTATCGGGTGGATAAAGAGGGAAGGCGGCTCCGAGTCCGCCCGGATGCGCTTCAGGATGTGCCTTTCGAGCGCCGGGACAATGGCGGCCAGGTGACAAAAGGCCTTGAAGAAGGCTATGCCGGGAACCTCTTCGCCGCCCAGCGGCCGCAAGTTCAGATCGGCACAACGGACGCTGAGCGGGCGGGTGTCTTCAGGGTGCAGGACGTGGGCGATAACGGCCGCCTCGATAAGGGAGCCGAATTCCTCCACTTTCGGAGTTTTATCCCCTTCAAGGCGGGCCAGGGCCTCATCCAGGCCCAGCCGGCACCAGACGCGCTGCAG encodes:
- a CDS encoding sulfite exporter TauE/SafE family protein, which produces MYLALAETFVNGFALFMIALGIGVLTRFAGPAGTLGLIPALNIFGFPMSHAVGTGIVCLLGRAVMDTFREGSFTNPDFRRGILLGLQIAAGVSIGKVLLLTMADANVTGPPLRWFYIVVLLAYGLLYTFGRRGLTPVPCPRLAPLLPLAGVTAGILMGLTGMDAALLALPALAVAGLKQEETRATAALAGLLATGWGAFTFSFGGRVEVAAVILILLGMTIGEQVGLLCQRRVPHLAVRPLAGAALAITGLAVALKQFGLTTPGGYLVWAASLLLVLFVFIRALVGSRRVVVVPRSASDRGTV